In Listeria swaminathanii, the following are encoded in one genomic region:
- the kdpB gene encoding potassium-transporting ATPase subunit KdpB, with amino-acid sequence MMENGIWKDALIQSMKKLSPKLQVKNPVMLLVYVGAILATSLYFLGFFGISDEKSGYTLAIALILWFTVLFANFAEAIAEGRGRAQADSLKMARKDVLARKLKKVEDKADVVEVASNDLKKGDIVYVLANEQIPMDGEVIEGAASVDESAITGESAPVIRESGGDRSAVTGGTTLVSDWLVIRVTAVSGESFLDKMIAMVEGASRKKTPNEIALQILLVTLSIIFLAVSATLLPFTEFASKQAGAGSAISITNVIALLVCLAPTTIGALLSSIGIAGMSRLNQANVLAMSGRAIEAAGDVDVLLLDKTGTITLGNRKASEFLPVDGVTEQELADAAQLSSIADETAEGRSIVVLAKERFDIRGRDFAEMHAEFVPFTATTRMSGIDYQENTIRKGAADAVRAYVTANGGTYPKECDAIVSKVAGAGGTPLVVVRNNKVLGVIYLKDIVKNGVKERFLDLRKMGIKTIMITGDNPMTAAAIAAEAGVDDFLAEATPEAKLELIREYQREGHLVAMTGDGTNDAPALAQADVAVAMNTGTQAAKEAGNMVDLDSSPTKLIDIVRIGKQLLMTRGALTTFSVANDLAKYFAIIPVLFYGIFPQLEALNLMGLTSPTSAILSAIIYNSLIIIFLIPLSLKGVKYREMPAGKLLSRNMLIYGLGGLIAPFIAIKLIDMLLTVLGIV; translated from the coding sequence ATGATGGAAAATGGTATTTGGAAAGATGCGCTGATTCAGTCGATGAAAAAACTGTCTCCTAAACTGCAAGTGAAAAACCCAGTCATGCTGCTCGTTTATGTGGGCGCAATTTTGGCAACAAGTTTGTATTTTCTTGGCTTTTTCGGAATTTCGGATGAGAAGTCTGGCTATACGCTCGCGATTGCGCTTATTTTATGGTTCACGGTGTTATTTGCGAATTTTGCGGAGGCGATTGCGGAAGGTCGTGGTCGGGCGCAAGCGGATAGTTTGAAAATGGCGCGGAAAGATGTTTTAGCTCGGAAGTTGAAAAAGGTAGAGGATAAAGCTGATGTGGTGGAAGTAGCTTCGAATGATTTGAAAAAAGGGGATATTGTTTATGTGCTTGCGAATGAACAAATTCCGATGGATGGCGAAGTGATTGAAGGTGCGGCCTCTGTTGACGAAAGTGCGATCACCGGGGAGTCGGCGCCAGTAATTCGAGAGTCTGGCGGTGATAGAAGCGCTGTGACTGGCGGGACTACACTTGTTTCCGACTGGCTTGTTATTCGGGTAACGGCAGTTTCTGGGGAAAGTTTCTTAGATAAAATGATTGCGATGGTGGAAGGGGCTTCGCGGAAAAAGACGCCAAATGAGATAGCTTTGCAAATTTTGCTTGTGACCCTTTCGATTATTTTTCTGGCGGTTTCAGCGACACTTTTACCATTTACTGAATTTGCGAGTAAACAGGCGGGTGCTGGCTCGGCGATTTCGATTACGAATGTGATTGCTTTACTTGTTTGTTTGGCGCCGACAACGATTGGTGCACTGCTTTCATCAATTGGGATTGCTGGGATGAGCCGATTAAATCAAGCGAATGTGTTAGCGATGAGCGGTCGGGCGATTGAGGCGGCTGGGGATGTGGACGTGCTTTTGCTTGATAAAACGGGGACGATTACACTTGGAAACCGGAAAGCGAGCGAATTTTTGCCAGTGGATGGCGTGACGGAACAAGAGCTAGCAGATGCGGCTCAACTTTCCTCCATTGCGGATGAAACGGCGGAAGGTCGGAGTATTGTCGTGTTAGCGAAAGAGCGATTCGATATTCGCGGTCGCGATTTTGCCGAAATGCACGCAGAATTTGTTCCATTTACTGCAACAACACGAATGAGCGGGATTGATTACCAAGAAAATACGATTCGAAAAGGCGCGGCGGATGCGGTTCGAGCCTATGTAACGGCGAATGGCGGTACGTATCCAAAAGAGTGCGATGCGATTGTAAGTAAAGTGGCTGGCGCTGGTGGAACGCCGCTTGTAGTCGTTCGAAATAATAAAGTACTTGGCGTGATTTATTTAAAAGATATCGTGAAAAATGGTGTGAAAGAACGTTTTCTTGATTTGCGAAAAATGGGTATTAAAACAATTATGATTACTGGGGATAACCCAATGACCGCGGCGGCGATTGCGGCAGAAGCGGGAGTGGATGATTTTCTAGCAGAAGCAACACCAGAAGCAAAATTGGAATTAATTCGCGAATATCAACGTGAAGGACATTTAGTAGCGATGACTGGAGACGGAACGAATGATGCGCCGGCTCTTGCGCAAGCTGACGTGGCTGTTGCAATGAACACGGGGACGCAAGCTGCAAAAGAAGCCGGGAATATGGTTGACCTTGATTCTAGCCCAACGAAATTAATTGATATTGTGCGGATTGGAAAACAGCTGTTAATGACGCGTGGCGCGCTGACAACTTTTAGTGTTGCGAATGATTTAGCGAAATACTTTGCGATTATTCCGGTGCTGTTTTACGGGATCTTCCCACAACTTGAAGCGCTCAATTTAATGGGATTAACGAGCCCAACGAGTGCCATTTTATCCGCGATTATTTACAACTCATTGATTATCATTTTCTTAATTCCGTTATCTTTAAAAGGCGTGAAGTACCGCGAAATGCCAGCGGGGAAATTACTGAGCCGCAATATGTTGATTTACGGACTTGGTGGACTGATTGCGCCATTTATCGCGATTAAATTGATTGATATGCTGTTAACTGTTTTAGGAATCGTTTAA
- the kdpC gene encoding K(+)-transporting ATPase subunit C, giving the protein MKRFMQIWKPAVVGFLLLTLVCGVIYPGVVTIIAGAAFHDKANGSIIEEKLADGTTGKIGSAEIGQTFTKPEYLIGRAASDGAATNLNPTSEEQKQLVEKRIAWWHKLDPTNNRVIPMDLVTASASGVDPDISEEAAAYQVDRISRERGISTKVVKEIIAENTNERLLGFWGEPTVNVLQVNLALDSLKM; this is encoded by the coding sequence ATGAAAAGATTTATGCAAATTTGGAAGCCGGCAGTTGTTGGATTTCTACTTTTGACATTGGTATGTGGCGTGATTTATCCGGGTGTTGTCACAATTATTGCAGGTGCAGCTTTCCACGACAAAGCAAATGGCAGTATAATAGAAGAAAAGTTAGCAGATGGCACAACTGGAAAAATTGGTTCTGCTGAAATTGGCCAAACATTTACCAAACCTGAGTATTTGATTGGGCGGGCGGCGAGTGACGGCGCGGCAACCAATTTAAACCCGACTAGCGAAGAACAAAAACAATTAGTAGAAAAACGGATTGCTTGGTGGCATAAATTAGACCCAACGAACAATCGAGTTATTCCGATGGATCTCGTGACAGCATCAGCAAGTGGCGTGGATCCAGATATTTCAGAAGAAGCCGCTGCGTATCAAGTGGACCGGATTTCCAGAGAACGCGGAATTTCCACCAAAGTGGTCAAAGAAATTATTGCGGAAAACACGAACGAGCGATTGTTAGGTTTTTGGGGTGAGCCAACTGTGAATGTATTACAAGTCAATTTGGCATTAGATAGTTTGAAAATGTAA
- a CDS encoding sensor histidine kinase: METNRPSPDALLVNLQEETESSVGKLKIYFGFAAGVGKTYAMLSDAKDQLAAGVDVVAGYIEPHAREETLRMLVGIPVIPPKAINHKNIALKEFDLDEALKRKPELILVDELAHTNAAGVRNKKRFQDVEELLQAGIDVYTTVNVQHIESLNDIVEGITKVAVRETIPDYVFDEADRVKLIDIEPDELLKRLEQGKIYQPERARTAMQNFFTRENLKLLREIAMRKAADRISHEYDQTGIYPEKRASSKWLVCIGTSPSSAKLIRWTARTAEAFRAPWTALYIENEENDYMTKAEKKCLRETMELAERLGAEIVTLAGHDIAETVAEYARLTGVTNIVVGKSRRRMGLRSLFEDDFEDQLITHLDNVDMHIIPSSQPQTKKRRMKMRFKSFLTWHDMAKMVLLLTLATAICVGLSEFGIGDQNVIMVYILSVLIISRVTSGYVYGVLGSIIGVMLFNFFFTSPLYTFNTIQAGYPVTFGIMLLVALITSALTVRIKTQASLAVERERRTEVLYEINKRLLVTRNLKGIINLTNEYILHLFNRSVIFYSTDPAKSNEGIFVQAEGKEDANALLSADEEAVAHWVFKNKKRAGAGTDTLMGAFGYYMPVMSQGKVLGVIGVSCSAEEGPLTQDNRIFLRMISSQVALALERQYLSEEQRQIVIESAKEKMRSNLLRAISHDLRTPLTGIIGASSALLEKETELDKETERNLIKGIKDDSGWLIRMVENLLSVTRISEGLVSLERAPEAVEEIVGEAVGRIKKRFTDRIIHVKVPRDLLMVPMDGTLIEQVLINLMENALRHGGPEAEVWVDVTKTKQNAIFSIRDNGKGIPENRLPDLFDTFAVEARERSDMSRGLGLGLSICMSIIRAHDGTLEAKNNEHGGATFWFTLPLDGGDGK; the protein is encoded by the coding sequence ATGGAAACGAATCGTCCAAGTCCGGATGCGCTATTAGTGAATTTGCAAGAAGAAACAGAGTCGTCTGTAGGTAAATTGAAAATATATTTTGGTTTTGCAGCGGGTGTGGGGAAAACGTATGCGATGTTGAGTGATGCCAAAGATCAATTAGCAGCTGGCGTGGATGTAGTCGCTGGCTATATTGAGCCTCATGCTCGGGAAGAAACGCTGAGAATGTTAGTTGGAATCCCAGTTATTCCACCTAAAGCAATCAACCATAAAAATATTGCGCTCAAAGAATTCGATTTGGACGAAGCGTTGAAACGGAAACCGGAGCTGATTTTGGTGGACGAGCTTGCCCATACGAATGCAGCAGGTGTGCGGAATAAGAAACGTTTTCAAGATGTGGAAGAGTTGCTCCAAGCGGGAATTGATGTGTATACAACGGTAAACGTGCAACATATCGAAAGCTTGAATGATATTGTGGAAGGCATCACCAAAGTGGCTGTCCGCGAAACCATTCCGGACTATGTTTTTGATGAAGCGGACCGCGTAAAGCTAATCGATATCGAACCGGATGAACTTTTAAAGCGTCTTGAACAAGGGAAGATTTACCAGCCAGAACGCGCCCGCACAGCTATGCAGAACTTTTTCACTAGAGAAAATTTGAAATTGTTGCGCGAAATTGCGATGCGTAAAGCGGCTGACCGAATTAGCCATGAATATGACCAGACCGGGATTTATCCAGAAAAACGCGCAAGTAGTAAGTGGCTCGTCTGCATCGGGACGTCTCCATCATCTGCGAAACTCATTCGCTGGACAGCGCGCACCGCCGAGGCTTTCCGTGCTCCGTGGACTGCCCTTTATATTGAAAATGAAGAAAATGATTATATGACCAAAGCGGAGAAAAAATGTTTGCGTGAAACGATGGAACTCGCGGAACGACTGGGCGCAGAAATTGTCACGCTCGCTGGACATGATATTGCAGAAACGGTAGCCGAATATGCCCGTTTGACCGGGGTGACGAATATCGTTGTTGGGAAATCGCGTCGTCGTATGGGATTGCGGTCTTTGTTTGAAGATGATTTTGAAGACCAGCTGATTACGCACCTCGATAATGTCGATATGCACATTATCCCTTCTAGCCAACCGCAGACAAAAAAACGGCGAATGAAAATGCGCTTTAAAAGCTTCCTAACTTGGCACGATATGGCGAAAATGGTCTTGCTACTCACTTTGGCGACAGCGATATGTGTTGGATTAAGCGAATTTGGCATTGGCGACCAAAATGTTATTATGGTGTATATTTTATCCGTTTTAATTATTTCTCGGGTAACAAGTGGCTATGTTTACGGTGTCCTCGGTTCTATCATTGGTGTCATGTTATTTAATTTCTTTTTCACATCACCACTGTATACATTTAATACGATTCAAGCCGGTTATCCAGTGACTTTTGGTATCATGCTCTTAGTTGCTTTGATCACAAGTGCGCTAACCGTCCGAATTAAAACGCAAGCCAGCCTTGCAGTTGAGCGAGAGCGCCGAACGGAAGTGCTTTATGAAATCAATAAACGGCTGTTAGTAACGCGCAACTTAAAAGGAATTATTAATTTAACCAATGAATATATTTTGCATTTATTTAACCGTTCCGTTATTTTTTATTCTACTGATCCCGCCAAAAGTAACGAAGGGATTTTCGTGCAAGCGGAAGGGAAAGAGGATGCGAACGCGCTTCTTAGTGCGGACGAGGAAGCTGTTGCACACTGGGTTTTTAAAAATAAAAAACGAGCGGGCGCAGGAACTGATACGTTGATGGGGGCATTTGGATATTATATGCCAGTGATGTCACAAGGCAAAGTGCTTGGCGTCATTGGGGTTTCGTGCTCGGCCGAAGAAGGTCCACTCACACAAGATAATCGGATATTTTTACGAATGATTAGCTCGCAAGTCGCACTGGCCCTAGAACGGCAATATTTATCAGAAGAACAACGCCAAATCGTCATCGAATCTGCGAAAGAAAAAATGAGAAGTAATTTGCTTCGGGCGATTTCGCATGATTTAAGAACACCACTTACAGGCATCATTGGCGCAAGTTCAGCCTTGCTTGAAAAAGAAACCGAGCTAGATAAAGAAACCGAGCGAAACTTAATTAAAGGTATTAAAGATGACTCTGGCTGGCTTATTCGGATGGTCGAAAATTTACTTTCTGTAACGCGAATTAGCGAAGGCTTGGTGAGTTTGGAACGCGCTCCAGAAGCCGTGGAAGAAATTGTTGGCGAAGCAGTTGGTCGAATTAAAAAACGCTTCACCGACCGAATTATTCATGTCAAAGTGCCGCGCGATCTGCTTATGGTTCCTATGGACGGGACATTAATCGAGCAAGTGCTCATTAATTTAATGGAAAATGCGCTACGCCACGGTGGACCTGAGGCAGAAGTATGGGTAGATGTGACGAAAACGAAGCAAAATGCGATTTTTAGCATCCGTGATAACGGTAAAGGAATTCCGGAAAATCGCTTGCCGGATTTATTTGACACTTTTGCAGTAGAGGCGAGAGAACGTTCGGATATGTCCCGTGGTCTAGGGCTTGGATTATCGATTTGCATGTCGATTATTCGGGCGCATGACGGGACTTTAGAAGCGAAAAATAACGAACATGGCGGTGCGACATTCTGGTTCACTTTGCCATTAGATGGAGGAGATGGAAAATGA